The sequence CTAGGTGGcaatgctgctgaaaaggatgtgaGGGTTACAGTGGGTCACAAATTGACTATGAGTCAACCATGGGATGCCTCTGCAAAAAAGGCtagtatcattctggggtgtattaccAGGAATGCTGTATGTAAGGCATGGAAGGTAAATGTCCTGCTCTCCTCAGCACTGATGAgatctcagctggagcactgtgtccagctctgggcaccgcacttcaggaaagatgtggccaaactggagagagtccagaggagaggaacaaaaatgataaaagattcaGAGaacctgacctaggaggaaaagttaaaaaaaaaacaaaaaaaaaccaggcaTGTTACTCTTgggaaaagaagacagaggggggaacctggtaacagtcttcaaatatgttaagggctgtgaTAAGGAGGACAGGGATCAATCGTTTTTCATGTCCACCGGAAGTAGGACACGAAATAATGGGCTCattctgcagccagggagatgtaggttagtgataaggaaaaacttcctaattctCAGGGTAGTGAAGTGCGAGAACAGGTTTGCCccgggaagttgtggaatccccgtcactggaggttttcaagagtAGGTTacacagacacctgtcagggatgatcttgGTCCCGCATCAGCACAGGCGGCTAgtcttgatgacctcttgaggtccctttcagccctacaacTCTATAATTCTATGCCCAGATGTTCAACAGCTggccacctgcaccccttgctgCATGGGAAGTTGACAACCACCCCGCCCACGGCCCCAGCCAAtctgtcctggggggggggaaattccttcctgacccctaatCGGTCATTCCTCAGCATGCGAGCAAGACCCACCGGCCAGGCAGCTAGAAAGAAGATTCTCTGGACCACCCTAGAACATTGGTCCACCCCACCTGGGGTCCAGATGGGGGCAGATCTGTGCTGCTTCAGGCTTATGCTGCTCTCTTCCCAAGGGACGGACTGATTCAGGATTAATCTGGGGCAAGGTATCGTGCCCATACCCTGTAACCTTCCGGCCTGAGCTCTTAGCCAATAGCCAGGGCCTTGCAAGGCTGTTCCTCTGTGGACAGCACCTCGCTGAGACAAGGCAGGTCTATTCCAGGTGTGATggtgtttatttacaaagaatgccCACAGGACCCTGTTTCCCTATACGCCGCAGAAAAGAAACAGTCGGCAGTTTCCCCGCAGCACAATCCCCACCTTTGCCCCTCCAGTGGGCTCTGTGACCAAGAATCTCTGCCTCTGCTCCCTCTCAGGGTCATgctcccacctccttctcttgacTTGCTGACTCCAACCCAGGCTGATCTCCTAGGGCTCGGTGCTTGCAACCAGCTCAGCTCTGACCCGCCATGTCTCCTGGCAGTCGCTTCCTTTCTCGGCGGCTCTCTCTACTCCCTAAGTGGCGCTAAGGAGGTCTGTCATTGTCACCTGATAGCTGCCACCAGGGCCTACCAACATTGCACCCCCTGCTGGCACAATTTGTGGGTCGGCTGATTGTTCTATTGAGCCCCAGAACACAGATCTGCATCTAAGAACAGACAGACACACTCACGCTCTATTTCAAGGTGCCTGGAAAAATACACGCAcacttcagatcattttgaaaacCTCATCTTCGGGACCTGGAGCGGAAGATGGAGCGGAGCTGCTTTTCACAGTCTAACAGGTATGACCCAGCTCTAGACCTGTATGACCCATCGATCCCTCCCTGTGTTCCTTCTCTCTCCTGGAACGATCCACCGCGAGCCCCCTATAACCCGTCCCTAGCTCTCTTCCCCAGTACAAGCCATCCAGCAAACAGCCAGAAAGGCCATGCCTAGAGGCAGGAAGATGCAGCCCCTTGCCCAGGAGGGTGCCCCTGGGCCGAGCCGGCTGCAGCCCTAGCCCAGGCCGTGGCTGGCCCGGTGCCGCCGCAGGCTGCCGTTGGTGGTGTAGCTGCGCCCACAGTCGTGGCACTggtagggccgctccccggtgtgggtACGGTAATGTAGGTAGAGCTCcgagctgcaggggaaggcgtccccgcagcggctgcagcggtagggccgctccccggtgtgggtgGCCCGGTGGTGGGTGAGGTGGGAGCTCTGCCGGAAGCGGCGCCCGCAGTCGGGGCAGGggtagggccgctccccggtgtggatcCGCCGGTGCGTCTTGAGCAGGAAGTTGCGGGAGAATCCTTTCCCACAGTCGGGGCAGCGGTGGGGTTTGCCGCCCGCATGGCTGCGCCGGTGATGCAGGAACCGCGTGCGGAGCCGGAAGCCCTCCCCACACTGGGGGCACCGGTAGGGGGGCTCCCCGCCTGGATCCCCGTGGGTCCTCTGGTGAGCGGTGCAGTGGGAGCGGATGGCAAAGCTCTTCCCGCAGTCGGGGCACTGGTAGGGTCTCTCCCCGGTGTGGGTGCGCTGGTGGGTGACCAGAGCCGAGCGCTGGCTGAACCCCCGTCCGCACTGGGCGCAGCCGTAGGGGCGCTCCCCGGTGTGGGTGCGCTGGTGGGCCAGGAGGGAGGCGCTGAGGGCAAAGGCCTTGCCGCAGTCGGGGCACCGGTAGGGCCTCTCGCCCGTGTGGGTGCGGCGGTGCCGGATGAGgctggagcgctgggagaagcCCCGGCCGCACTGGGCGCAGCtgtagggccgctccccggtgtggacGCGCCGGTGGGTGACCAGGTACGAGTGCTGGCGGAAGCTCTTCCCGCAGTCGGGGCAGATGGTCAGAGCGTCGCCCATGGGGGCTCCCCGGGCgtgtcccccccccaccgcccctggGGGCTCCCCTCCTGCGTCCTGGCGGCTGCCGGGATCCAGCCAGGCCCCTTCCCTGCGCCCGGCAAAGGGA comes from Lepidochelys kempii isolate rLepKem1 chromosome 6, rLepKem1.hap2, whole genome shotgun sequence and encodes:
- the ZNF768 gene encoding zinc finger protein 768; translated protein: MGDALTICPDCGKSFRQHSYLVTHRRVHTGERPYSCAQCGRGFSQRSSLIRHRRTHTGERPYRCPDCGKAFALSASLLAHQRTHTGERPYGCAQCGRGFSQRSALVTHQRTHTGERPYQCPDCGKSFAIRSHCTAHQRTHGDPGGEPPYRCPQCGEGFRLRTRFLHHRRSHAGGKPHRCPDCGKGFSRNFLLKTHRRIHTGERPYPCPDCGRRFRQSSHLTHHRATHTGERPYRCSRCGDAFPCSSELYLHYRTHTGERPYQCHDCGRSYTTNGSLRRHRASHGLG